A genomic region of Corallococcus macrosporus contains the following coding sequences:
- a CDS encoding bifunctional acetyl-CoA hydrolase/transferase family protein/GNAT family N-acetyltransferase, with amino-acid sequence MLIRTGMHALQDWTQRYADRVVTAEEALVHVPPGRRILIGSGAAEPVALVRALVERGAFLADNEVVHLLTLGPAPYVEPAQAGRFRHVAFFIGPNVRQAVQEGRADFMPVFLSEIPELIRSRRIRIDVALIQVSPPDVHGYVSLGVSVDIVRAAVDAASLVIAEVNPDMPRTHGDSFLDVRRIHHLVPVARPLLEVHPEPPDAVSRGIGEHVARLIPDGATLQSGIGRIPDAVLAALVNHHDLGLHTEMLSDGVMDLVEAGVITGRRKTWLPGKLVTSFIMGSQRLYAWAHDHPAIEMRPSDDTNAPAVVARNARMVAINAALAVDLTGQVAADTLGGCFYSGIGGQVDFIRGANQSAGGRAIIALPSTAKGGAVSRIQGALAPDTGVVTSRGDVHFVVTEFGVADLWGKSIRERALALVAIAHPDFRAELMAAAKARRWVLPDQVVPRARYPWAEARLEHTLSHDALVVRPARVTDERALQDLLYRLSSESGYRRFMGFRKAYPHEEMQRLVDLDFQDALALVACPPDTDEVVGEVHYLVDPATRLGDVAFVVRDDWQGRGVGTLLMRRIREAAMARGLPGFQADVLVTNTSMMAVFHESGLPVRSRREDGVYHLELLFPMPPGAPGAGQAPAVPAPG; translated from the coding sequence ATGCTTATCCGGACGGGTATGCACGCGCTCCAGGACTGGACCCAACGCTACGCGGACCGGGTGGTGACGGCCGAGGAGGCCCTCGTCCACGTCCCGCCGGGAAGGCGCATCCTCATCGGCTCGGGGGCGGCGGAGCCGGTGGCGCTGGTGCGGGCCCTGGTGGAGCGCGGTGCCTTCCTGGCGGACAACGAGGTGGTGCACCTGCTGACGCTGGGGCCCGCGCCCTACGTGGAGCCCGCGCAGGCCGGGCGCTTCCGCCACGTCGCCTTCTTCATCGGGCCCAACGTGCGCCAGGCCGTGCAGGAGGGGAGAGCGGACTTCATGCCGGTGTTCCTTTCCGAAATCCCGGAGCTCATCCGGAGCCGGAGGATCCGCATCGACGTGGCGCTCATCCAGGTCAGCCCGCCGGACGTCCATGGCTACGTCAGCCTGGGCGTCTCCGTGGACATCGTGCGCGCCGCGGTGGACGCCGCCTCGCTCGTCATCGCGGAGGTCAACCCGGACATGCCGCGCACGCACGGGGACTCGTTCCTGGACGTGCGCCGCATCCACCACCTGGTGCCGGTGGCGCGCCCCCTGCTGGAGGTCCACCCCGAGCCGCCCGACGCGGTGTCCCGCGGCATCGGCGAGCACGTCGCCCGGCTCATCCCGGACGGCGCCACGCTGCAGTCGGGCATCGGCAGGATTCCCGACGCGGTGCTGGCGGCGCTCGTGAATCATCACGACCTGGGCCTCCACACGGAGATGCTCTCCGACGGGGTCATGGACCTGGTGGAGGCGGGCGTCATCACCGGGCGCCGCAAGACGTGGCTGCCGGGCAAGCTGGTCACGTCGTTCATCATGGGCAGCCAGCGGCTCTACGCCTGGGCGCATGACCACCCCGCCATCGAGATGCGCCCCAGCGACGACACCAACGCCCCGGCGGTGGTGGCGCGCAACGCGCGGATGGTCGCCATCAACGCCGCCCTGGCGGTGGACCTCACCGGGCAGGTGGCGGCGGACACGCTGGGCGGCTGCTTCTATTCCGGCATCGGCGGGCAGGTGGACTTCATCCGCGGCGCGAACCAGAGCGCCGGCGGGCGGGCCATCATCGCGCTGCCCTCCACGGCGAAGGGCGGAGCGGTGAGCCGCATCCAGGGGGCGCTCGCGCCCGACACCGGCGTCGTCACCAGCCGGGGCGACGTGCACTTCGTGGTGACGGAGTTCGGCGTCGCGGACCTCTGGGGCAAGAGCATCCGCGAGCGCGCGCTCGCGCTGGTCGCCATCGCCCACCCGGACTTCCGGGCGGAGTTGATGGCCGCGGCCAAGGCCCGCCGCTGGGTGCTGCCGGACCAGGTGGTGCCCCGCGCCCGCTATCCCTGGGCGGAGGCGCGGCTGGAGCACACGCTGTCCCACGACGCGCTGGTGGTCCGTCCCGCGCGCGTCACCGACGAGCGCGCCCTGCAGGACCTGCTGTACCGCCTGTCGAGCGAGAGCGGCTACCGGCGCTTCATGGGTTTCCGCAAGGCGTACCCGCACGAGGAGATGCAGCGGCTGGTGGACCTGGACTTCCAGGACGCCCTGGCCCTGGTCGCGTGCCCGCCGGACACGGACGAGGTGGTGGGCGAGGTGCACTACCTCGTGGACCCCGCCACGCGGCTGGGGGACGTGGCCTTCGTGGTGCGGGACGACTGGCAGGGCCGGGGCGTGGGCACGCTGCTGATGCGGCGCATCCGCGAGGCCGCCATGGCCCGGGGCCTTCCCGGCTTCCAGGCGGACGTGCTGGTGACGAACACGTCCATGATGGCCGTCTTCCACGAAAGCGGACTGCCCGTGCGCAGCCGCCGCGAGGACGGCGTGTACCACCTGGAGCTGCTCTTCCCCATGCCGCCCGGCGCTCCCGGGGCCGGGCAGGCCCCCGCGGTGCCCGCCCCGGGGTGA